Part of the Oncorhynchus masou masou isolate Uvic2021 chromosome 24, UVic_Omas_1.1, whole genome shotgun sequence genome is shown below.
TAGATTAAACCTAATCGATCACGGTAGGGACATTTGTTAATTTGTTATCTTACTAGGCTATGTTATATTATGTTAGGTTGACCTGTAATACATTATTAATTGCTGAATAAACATGGATTTGCTGGCCTTTTGAGAATAGGTCAAATAATGCCCTTTTCCGCAGTATTTCCATTTCAGGAGAATATGCCACTAAAACAACCAATCCAAAGAAACTGCATGTGTTCAGAATTATTCAAATTGAACCATGCAATGAATTCACTGTATACAATATGTTATTTGGATGTGTGCAAATTAGATGCATAGACCCTAGATGTAGCCTCTGCTCATGCTGAGCTAAATATACATTCGAGCAGCAGTCTCCTTTAATTAAAAAATCAGCCAAACGGAAACCACTATCATGACTTGACTTCTGAATCTCTGCATTCTCAATACTAGCATCTCTAATGTTTGTTTAATTTAGTTGAGTTGGTGCACATATTTTGCGTGAGCCCCTCTCATTTGTGACTGTTGTAGTATGTGTACACCTAGACCTAGAGAATGTTTAGTCTTAAATGTTTAGTCTTTAACTTAACATGATCTGGTTAGACTGAAGTAAGAGTGATTTATTAGGCATATAATAATCAAACAGCCTCGTTATGTTTCAGTGCTTTTCTACATCAATTGGCCTCCATATCGTTCACAAAGAGGTATGAAATATGAATTAGGTCAGGGTGCTTATGTTTTCCCTCCTTGATTGTCCATTTCTCCTGAGGGCCATATAGACACATTACACTGTTTATCCTCGAGATCTGCAGTAGCAACATCACACGTGCTAATTCATCATAATTATAGGCCTTACGGCCTAAAATTATTTTCAGACAAATAATTGAATCGGTAAAATAAGAACATAGGTCCTGTCATAGATAGGTATGTATATATCAGGACAGCTACACTGTCAGAGTGAGAGTGAGGAGAAGGAAAgcgggagagtgacagagagcgtGATCCTCATCAAGTTCATAAGGACTCCAGATGTGACGCCTGTACCCGCAGTGTGCGGTGTTTTCTCTCCTCGAGACTGCAGGCATTTATCCTGATGGTCCTGCCTCGCGCTGCAGCCTTTGCGCCCCATTTTCAGAGACAACACACCCGCCGTGATTGACAGTCGTCATGAGGCGTGTAAGACCCCGCTAGCACAGATAACAGCTTATCCTCTAAATAATTACAAGAAGTCGCGTAAAGTTTAACAAGGCTTGGAGTCTCTTGTGGGTAGGATAGGCCTATGCGCTTGTTTAAATCCTCTTCTTCAGTGTGGTCCGACTCGCACAGCCTTTGTTTAGGTAACCCCCGAGGCTTTAGAAGGAATAATTCCGCTCTCAGAAATCCCTTGGACTTTTGTTAAAGCCTCGATAAATTAGAAGCATTTTAAGCAAGATGAACATGAACTAAATTACAAGTGGTCAACTGGCCTACGGAGCAATGCGTATAATGTGGCTACAGTTTTCATTATGGCCCATTGCGTCGAGCTCCTATCCAAACATTTATGTAAACAAGAACGCAGCCCCATACATTATTTTTTCCCAAGGCCTAGCCTATATATTCAAGAACAGTTTTCAACTATTTTGTTCATTTCCGTTGTAAGAAGCTGTGGTGGCTCTTATATTTCCCACCTCATCTGAATTGTCCTTATAATAATGCATGCATATTTGTGTCTTTGAGTCCCTCAAATAGGATTATTTCGGCCTATGTCATTCAAATTGTTTCCTCAGTTCCACAACAGAATATAGTTGCAAACTAATAATCAGAAATACAATACAATTATTTTAACCCATAACATTGGGAAGCTATTTTGCCATAACACAACCTGCAATGTGAAGGAGATGCATCCACGTGAACCAGTCATTTTAATTAAATTATATGAATATAACATTACATCGAAAATGCATTAAGAGACATATGCATCTCCAACATAGTTTTATAGATGTATTACACATGCAAGTCATTACATATTTAGGTCGCAACAACTCACTTTTATATTAGTCTAATTATTTTATTTGCCAAAGTTTTGATTCATCTGCGTCACACATATCAAAGTTGTAACTGTTAATGACATTCAACTAGACTACATTTGGTTCTGCATGTAGGAGATTGTCTAAAAGACCGTCTATAAGATGTTCGGCATATTGTCTATAAGGTAGGCCAACTATAATTTTCACAAATACAAACTTAGCAATTTTATAGACTATTACGCATTGCGtaaagtttatttatttattttatttaacctttatttaaccaggtaggctggttgagaacaagttctcatttgcaactgcgacctggccaagataaagcatggcagtgtgaacagacaacacagagttacacatggagtaaacaattaacaagtcaataacacagtagaaaaaaagggggagtctatatacattgtgtgcaaaaggcataaggaggtaggcgaataattacaattttgcagattaacactggagtgataaatgatcagatggtcatgtacaggtagagatattgtgTTTTTAGCCTCCAGAAAACAGCATGACTGTCCAAAGAGCAAGTAAATTGTCAACCTGCAATTATGCATGACATTAACGTGTTATGACTTGATTTACACAACGTTTATTACCTGAGATATCAGCGGTGTCCCTGGCGTTCTGGTGGAGGTAGCTCTGCTCCAGGGAGTAGGGGGACATACCAGAGTGTAGCCCAGAGGACGCCGGGCTGCTGGAGGCCAGAGGCTGCTGCTTGATGTACGGGGAGCCGCCGGGAGACGCCCAGTGTCCGGAGGTACTGGCATATGGAGAATGACCGTGACCGTCCAACGCACTGGCCATAGCCGGGGACGAGGGCACAGGGCTGCTGCTACTGTCCGGTCCACCGTATTCCCCGTTGGACGTTACCGGACAGCTGGCCATGTACGTGGACCCGGGGCTCGGGGACATGTGAGGTACGTGGTGGCCGCTAAGCCCGTCGTAGCCACCTGCCATGGAGTTGGTCATCATGTCCAAGTTGTAACTGTTGCTATGACACGCCAGAGACCCGGGCGCCTGAAACTCAAAGCTCTGCGGCAAAATGGACGTACCGAAGCCTATCCCGTTCATCATCCGATACATGGGCTTTAGGGCTTGGCATTTTCTCCGGAAGCCCCTGGGTCTGCGGCGGAACGAGCCCTCTTCGAACATGAACTCGCTGGCCGGGTCGATGGTCCAGTAGTGGCCTTTGCCTGGCCTGCCCAGCCCTTTTGGCAGCTTGATAAAGCACTCGTTTAGGGAAAGGTTGTGCCGGACGGAGTTCTTCCAGCCCTGGTAGGATCCTCTGAAGAAGGGGAACCGGGCCTGGAGAAACTGATAGATCTCACTTAGAGTCAGCCTCTTGGTGGGTGAGCTCTGTATCGCCATGACGATGAGCGCAATGTAGGAGTAGGGAGGCTTCTCTGGTCGCCTCAGTCCGGAGCTCGCCTTCTTGCCTTTGGCCCCGGTCGAGGAACTGTCCATGGAGGCCTGTGGGCTTATCATGGCGGGGTGCAGGACACCGGAGGCCGGGCTGGATCTCAGGGGAGGCGGTTGGTCCAGCTGCTGCTGAGAGGTCTCGGTCGTCATCTCTGCTCCGCTGACGCACTGCGTAGCTGAGCAGTGAcgtgaagagagaaagagagatgggggaaagatgagaaagagagatgggggaaagaggagagtgagatTGAGCAAGAGATCTAGAGAAAGAAAAGGGGACGTATATGATTCAAAGAAGGTGATAGCAAGTAATGTCACTTCTACTCAAAGTCCTCTACAAATCACACACGCCGTTGGTCTTCGGAATTCAACAAAAAAGGGCTTGGAGAGGAAAAACTATCTTCCGTTCTGTTGGACTCTCCTATTACGCAGAAAATCTGCAGCGAGTTCGCAGTGTCAGAAtgtgggagagagatgagagcagagtATGCAGTGAGGGCTGGACTAGCTATAATGCAGCTTTTTGCGGAGGTTCAGTTCGACACAGAGGCTCCGGTGCGGTTCGGTATCACCGTGGCGGTGAGTGCAGCTCTGCGGCGCACCGGGTGGCCATCGCCCGCCTTAATCCCTAAAGGGGAGGAAACGCGAAGACTCCTCAATTTAGTGCGCGAGGCCGCTCAGCCAAACAAAACGCGACCACCTATCATTTCGTAAATCTTTCTTTCCTCTAAGACCCCCCCCATCACCAACCCCCCCTGAAATCAGTGACGACTACAGCCCCCTCCCCTTCCACCGCCAGTCGCTGCAGCAGAGtcaagcccctctctctctatctcgcaccccctccctcttccaccctctctctttcccctgctcTCTGACATCTCAAAAACACGCAATTATGCCATCTATCAAACGTCCCCAGACATTCCAATCAACAGCGTCACACGCCAGCACACAAGGCAAAGAGCACCATCTCCAACACTCTTCGTGCATGTTGTTGCCTGTTGCTCAGTGGCATTATACTGAATAACGGAAACATTTTCTGTAATGAAATACTGAGGGTATAACAGTATAGGCAATTATATATAGGCCTCTTAAAAAAATAGAAATTGCTTCTCTGTGTTGCCATGCAACAATTTCATGTTGGATGGCCTACCGATCCAGCAAAGGCGGTGTTGTAGAAGCGACACATAGAACAAACTGTGTAGGCTCATAAATCTCGTAGTATAAATCCTATCTCATGTTTTCCTAGTTCGCTCAGAACCCAACCGTAAGAGTCACTACCGGGGGAAAGGTGGTTGTATTTCGCTGGGGTGCATGcatgagcggggggggggggggggttctgagtAAATTACTTTGACATGAGTGGAAGCAGGCTTTTTCCATCAAGAGCGGCCGGCCTTGGATACCACACACAGCGCACCAGTGTCAGTTTACAGCCCTAGGCTCGAGGCGGTCCCCTGGGCCCCGCGTTCATTAGAGAGAGAACCGAAATTAGGAGCGCGGGCGTCGACAGCTTCCTCCCCTATGAAGACAGACCATAATACAGATTTGTCCAACATAATACAATTATTTAGTCTTAAAAGATAAAAGGCCTATGATCAATAATGATAACAACGAGAGAAATAGGATTTGTTCAGAAACGTGGCCTACAAATTCAGAGTGTATTAATCCTGTTACAAGGTTGACACTATATGACACTATATTGCAGGCCTGCATTGTTTAATATTTATACTGTGATGACTTTTATGGTTACCTCTGTTATGCCTGCATTTGATAGGGCCTACACTTCCTCGTTTTCAATTCAACCACCTAATGTTATATATTTTATGGTTACCTCTGTTATGCCTGCATTTGATAGGGCCTACACTTCCTCGTTTTCAATTCAACCACCTaatgttatatattttttaaacatattgAGATAAATATTCGTTTATATAGCCTAGTAGTTAAATAATGCAATCGTTTTCAGTCATTTTTCAGTATGTATATGCTTTGTAAATAGCCGACATATGTTTGGTAGTTGTATACGTTTATAATAAACAGCTCATTGTTACAGTTGAGTAGGTCTAGGCTATACAGAAATACTAAAAGACTACAAACAATATTTGTCCAAAATTGGTCATAGGCAAACAATTATTAATATAACGTAAAATTTAGATGATCAATCTTAATTTGTACCGAAATCACATCACCCCATTCTGTTTGTATGCCTAGTCTCCCTCATTTCATTTCTACCACATGGATTTGTTTTACACTGAGCCTTTATTTTGTTTTATGCCGCTGAATTGAAACAGTTAGAAGGAAAGAGTAAACAACTGTATACAGTAGACTAGGCCTAAACCTCGTATCAGAA
Proteins encoded:
- the LOC135513110 gene encoding forkhead box protein F2-like; the encoded protein is MTTETSQQQLDQPPPLRSSPASGVLHPAMISPQASMDSSSTGAKGKKASSGLRRPEKPPYSYIALIVMAIQSSPTKRLTLSEIYQFLQARFPFFRGSYQGWKNSVRHNLSLNECFIKLPKGLGRPGKGHYWTIDPASEFMFEEGSFRRRPRGFRRKCQALKPMYRMMNGIGFGTSILPQSFEFQAPGSLACHSNSYNLDMMTNSMAGGYDGLSGHHVPHMSPSPGSTYMASCPVTSNGEYGGPDSSSSPVPSSPAMASALDGHGHSPYASTSGHWASPGGSPYIKQQPLASSSPASSGLHSGMSPYSLEQSYLHQNARDTADISVGIPRYQSHSSPVVDRKDFVLNFNGISSFHPSASGSYYHHHHHHHHHQSLCQDVKPCVM